In Phyllopteryx taeniolatus isolate TA_2022b chromosome 13, UOR_Ptae_1.2, whole genome shotgun sequence, the following are encoded in one genomic region:
- the pcare1 gene encoding photoreceptor cilium actin regulator — protein sequence MGCSPSKGNNLVTLGSLRRGRMLPPAPQEQPREVHFTDGDNHMCSGATDGDTKDKNTSGQKLIFQRDVNMPPEEDTCATVPAPEVNDRDTMKSQRMDNSTVIQKKDKNRDKQEVTEKKSGKKTRSSRGMKVLKKKEKEMPKIDFPEPLVKAHQAAYAFLNPSINKYDVVLGLLEQATQTQVSLQPMISFMALRYEEIIRALEEIVDEGEKMLKENGEHLAWPSQMKNLSSAAPFKSGSAIEPPPDLLQQLLQYTTQRMQNLSQTVGGIGDSALEEAVEYFSSVSELLEEKLKVKRLVGTRIMRLTSRIELASLRKLGPEDSALFSEDSGIGAESESLAGSEKHHRRVSCESSGTNRTTPFSPMEYTSMTGVSTKNLACQISPTVSLTSLNSLASMCTMMASVQGDSLLGSVSLDDGEEDDDENYKMDRETRNGQVGRKKQLNYSPVNCELQKPRRLPSKRIENPKNVEMTIEMKNAMSGKVQFVQPPSAGAKPRIAGSPKTGGAQWADGKGPSLKRSQTTVRRSVVKTTPTVKERRSRSVESLQGKGENPTLLELEKSQKKIGQRLQKNNKSKENTKGNTKSTSSKQNRKTSLSDSPKINQIHPSLEKAGNLRERVPLTKCTNMEEDDKQKDKESLTGLVKATPPPSPPQSPRPSSALLRGRNSVKKLIDTFSQGIEEMDSHNVLGPLRGVRKCGVPVLPGLGNVTTVLSTGKTSCRSQSTSGEKTDYLDLDSLPPPPLEVIMDNSFESALSVGVAAEGAIKPVKSPMVKRAGLSQRLRASVHSGPVLPSKGGVAHCRKGFFPVKVDYQVTTAEATLSQPDVKTDIDPIKEINSTLLQQFRKNRYLKHSSESQSEKSLTNSASHEDSTNIQENENLLMPGINTTVSKVPPSSEASSNSLATSLLSKGRILPSTPSTSKSSHRRLPSPSKFKKSPTPPSSASPPVNRKLTSPLEGQSRLPSPPVMRHSILNSPYPLKAPSPPASPKVQRWSRENSTEESARLISNARSVFCPISPSLFEAQPCKAAQMSQAWTSVGGSFLSNTRGIRGRSSVSVHRPQPFICQSLSERRTSLNLQPRSPVLSVAETCGSEPAICTQGLDDEPARKEESWGSQSDLRVTQRSASHPDLYVVGQALHRDSTDQ from the coding sequence ATGGGATGCTCACCATCCAAAGGTAACAATTTGGTGACTCTGGGCTCCTTGAGGAGGGGAAGAATGTTGCCCCCTGCACCTCAAGAGCAGCCCAGAGAAGTTCATTTTACAGATGGAGACAATCATATGTGTAGTGGAGCTACTGATGGTGATActaaagacaaaaatacaagcGGACAAAAACTGATATTTCAAAGGGATGTAAATATGCCACCAGAAGAAGATACATGTGCAACTGTGCCTGCCCCAGAGGTAAATGACAGGGATACAATGAAGAGTCAAAGAATGGACAACAGCACTGTGAtacagaaaaaagacaaaaacagggaCAAGCAGGAAGTAACAGAGAAAAagtcagggaaaaaaacaagaagttcCAGAGGTATGAAAgtactgaaaaagaaagaaaaggaaatgcCAAAAATTGATTTCCCAGAGCCTCTGGTAAAAGCTCACCAAGCTGCTTACGCCTTTTTAAATCCTAGCATAAACAAATATGATGTTGTACTTGGTCTGCTGGAACAAGCAACTCAAACTCAAGTATCTCTGCAGCCAATGATTTCTTTTATGGCTTTGCGTTATGAAGAAATAATTCGGGCACTGGAAGAAATTGTTGATGAAGGAGAAAAAATGCTAAAAGAAAATGGCGAACATCTTGCTTGGccaagtcaaatgaaaaatctcTCATCTGCTGCACCTTTCAAATCTGGCTCAGCTATAGAACCCCCACCTGATTTGTTGCAGCAGCTGCTTCAATACACCACGCAGCGAATGCAGAATTTGAGTCAGACAGTTGGAGGAATTGGGGACTCTGCCCTGGAGGAGGCAGTGGAATACTTTTCTTCAGTCTCAGAACTTTTAGAGGAGAAGCTGAAAGTCAAACGTTTAGTTGGGACTAGGATAATGCGACTCACATCTCGCATTGAATTGGCATCTCTTCGCAAACTTGGGCCTGAGGACTCTGCACTCTTTAGTGAGGACAGTGGTATTGGGGCTGAGAGTGAATCCCTTGCTGGATCGGAAAAGCACCATAGACGTGTGAGTTGTGAATCTAGCGGAACAAATAGAACTACTCCCTTCAGTCCTATGGAATACACCTCCATGACAGGAGTGTCAACGAAAAATCTTGCATGTCAAATAAGTCCAACTGTTTCCCTTACTTCATTGAACTCATTAGCTTCTATGTGTACAATGATGGCAAGTGTACAGGGGGACTCGTTACTAGGATCAGTCTCTTTAGATGATGGcgaggaagatgatgatgagaaTTATAAGATGGATAGAGAGACTAGAAATGGGCAAGTAGGGAGGAAAAAGCAATTAAATTATTCACCTGTAAATTGTGAACTACAGAAGCCACGGCGCTTACCCTCCAAACGCATTGAAAATCCTAAAAATGTAGAAATGACAATCGAAATGAAAAATGCTATGAGTGGCAAAGTGCAGTTTGTTCAGCCACCAAGTGCTGGTGCCAAACCAAGGATAGCAGGCAGTCCAAAAACTGGTGGTGCCCAATGGGCTGATGGAAAGGGACCATCTCTAAAGAGATCTCAAACAACTGTTCGAAGAAGTGTGGTTAAAACAACCCCAACGGTGAAAGAGAGGCGCTCCCGTTCCGTAGAATCCTTGCAGGGCAAAGGGGAGAATCCTACTTTACTTGAACTGGAAAAGTCCCAGAAAAAAATAGGTCAGAGAttacagaaaaataacaaaagcaaggaaaacacaaaaggaaacaCAAAGTCTACATCTTCTAAGCAAAACCGGAAAACTTCACTTTCTGATTCTCCAAAGATAAACCAAATACACCCATCTTTGGAGAAGGCTGGCAATCTACGCGAAAGGGTACCCCTTACAAAGTGCACTAATATGGAGGAAGATGATAAACAAAAAGATAAGGAATCATTGACAGGCCTTGTGAAAGCAACACCACCTCCCAGCCCTCCTCAATCACCAAGACCATCTTCAGCGCTCTTGAGAGGCAGGAATTCTGTGAAAAAGCTCATCGATACCTTTAGTCAAGGTATAGAAGAGATGGACAGCCATAATGTTCTGGGGCCACTTAGGGGTGTACGGAAATGTGGTGTTCCAGTGTTACCAGGTTTAGGAAATGTCACAACTGTCCTTAGTACTGGGAAAACTAGTTGTAGATCTCAAAGCACTTCAGGTGAAAAGACTGATTATTTAGACCTGGATAGTCTTCCTCCACCCCCATTAGAAGTGATAATGGACAATTCATTTGAAAGTGCCCTTTCAGTTGGTGTAGCAGCTGAAGGGGCAATAAAACCTGTGAAATCACCTATGGTAAAGAGGGCTGGACTGTCACAGCGACTACGGGCGTCAGTTCACTCTGGACCAGTATTACCCAGTAAAGGCGGTGTGGCTCATTGTCGTAAGGGATTTTTTCCTGTTAAAGTGGATTATCAAGTCACAACAGCTGAGGCAACTCTCAGTCAACCAGATGTTAAAACAGATATTGACCCAATAAAGGAAATCAATTCCACTCTGTTGCAGCAATTCAGAAAAAACAGATACCTTAAACATTCCTCAGAGTCACAGTCTGAAAAATCTTTAACAAATTCTGCCAGTCACGAGGACTCTACAAATATACAGGAGAATGAGAACCTCTTAATGCCTGGAATAAACACTACAGTCTCTAAAGTGCCTCCTTCATCTGAAGCCAGTAGTAATTCACTTGCCACTTCACTGCTGTCTAAGGGGCGAATATTGCCATCTACACCTTCTACTTCAAAGTCTTCCCATAGAAGACTTCCTAGTccttccaaatttaaaaaatcaccaACACCGCCCTCTTCAGCTAGTCCCCCAGTTAATAGAAAACTCACCAGTCCACTAGAAGGTCAAAGTAGACTCCCCAGCCCACCGGTTATGAGGCATAGCATTTTAAACTCTCCATACCCTTTGAAAGCACCATCTCCACCTGCTTCACCAAAAGTACAACGATGGTCAAGAGAGAACAGCACGGAAGAATCTGCTCGGTTGATCAGTAATGCGCGTTCTGTTTTCTGCCCAATTTCTCCATCCTTGTTTGAGGCCCAGCCCTGTAAAGCTGCCCAAATGTCTCAAGCCTGGACCTCTGTTGGAGGCTCTTTTCTATCAAATACTCGTGGGATTCGTGGCAGGAGCTCTGTGTCAGTCCATCGACCTCAACCTTTTATCTGTCAAAGTCTTTCAGAAAGAAGAACAAGTTTAAACCTTCAACCTCGATCCCCAGTCCTCTCAGTGGCCGAGACCTGTGGAAGTGAGCCTGCAATATGCACACAggg